In Deltaproteobacteria bacterium, the following are encoded in one genomic region:
- a CDS encoding metallophosphoesterase family protein, with protein sequence MRLLLISDTHGRLGIINESASHVQTDAVIHAGDFGFYDEGSYGRFCPRTSAPP encoded by the coding sequence ATGCGACTCCTGTTGATCAGCGACACCCATGGCAGGCTCGGAATCATCAATGAGTCGGCCTCTCATGTTCAGACCGACGCGGTCATTCACGCCGGAGATTTTGGATTTTATGATGAGGGAAGTTATGGGCGTTTCTGCCCACGAACTTCGGCTCCGCCTCA